The Pseudomonadota bacterium genome contains the following window.
ATAATATCCCAGGCTCCTAAGCGGAGCCCATTTATTGATATCAAATTAACCGTACCGGAGTAGATGAGTGAAGCCGCAAGAAATCGAACATCCTTCAAACTGGAAATCAGTATTAAAGTCATTCTGGCCTGCGCCGGAAGATATTGAAGACTCCGAGGTTCTCACCGAGAGCTATACAAAACAGCCTCGAACAGATACCGGAATGTCCGGTAATTCCAGGGAAAAAATGCTGCAGGCCAATGATACAGTCATTAAAGAAGATGCTTTTGCCAAGAAGGAAACTGATACTGCAGGCGGCGTCTCCAGGCTTTCAATAAATTATAATGCAACAGGTGGGTTTTCTGCAGGAGCAATCAAGGAACATTTAGATGCAGTAAACGAGATTTTTCAGGATGAAGACAAAAAACACCTGAAACGTGTTTTAATCGTTGATGATGAAGAGGACATGATCTGGTCTCTTCAGAAGAATCTCAATAATGAAACCCTTGAGGTGGAAATCCTCACAGCATCCTCCGGCGAAGAGGCTCTTGAAATACTTCAGACTGTTCCCATAAATCTCATTGTTACGGATATCAGGATGTCGGGGATCAGCGGCATTGAGCTTTTGATTGAGGTACGCAACAAATATCCCGATACCGGAGTGGTTGTCATGACCGCCTACCCGACGCCGGAGAGTAAAACCGAGGCGATAATAAAGGGCAGTCTCTATTTTCTTGAAAAACCCTTTGACATAAATGACATGCGTAAGATTGTGAGGCATGCCCTCAAGGAAGACAGCCTGTTCAGAGGCACGGTTGCCGGGGTTGAGCTTACGGATATCATTCAGATAAATCGGCTTTCCAGGACAACCACCGCTCTTCGAGTAAAGGCACGCAACAAAGAAGGGATCATTTTTTTTCAGGAAGGAAATGTTGTGCATGCCATTTGCGGCGATATTACCGGCGAAGATGCGTTTTATGAGATTCTGAGCTTCAAGGGTGGCGTTCTTGAGAGTGTAAAAGTAAGCCAGTCTCCGGCTGTAACCATACGCTCACCGGTAGAAGCCCTGTTGATTGAAGGAACAAGGCGTATTGATGAGGAAGCCGCAGCTGAATATGTGGACCAGATCCAGCAGATTGACCAGATGGATGAGATTCCGGAGGTATCAATTAAGATATCGGATGCACAGCATGAAAGTGGGGAGGATGTGGGGTCTTTGGCGAACAGTGAAGTCGAGGGAAACCAGCAAGCAGAACATTTGCCATTAAATGAAAGAGAGGAGAAAGAAATGGAAGGAGTTAAAAATATACTGACCGAGTTTACAAATATTCCAGGGGTGAATACTGCTTGTCTGGTTGGGCGTGACGGTTTCCTGCTGGACAGCATTGCCATTGCCGGAGTTGATACCGAAATGATCGGTGCTATTGCCTCAAGCGGTTTCGGCGCTTCTGAAGCCATGGGCAACCAGCTTGAAAAGGGGGCGTTATCAATGACCATGGTTGAGTATGAAAATGGTCCGGTGATGTTTTCTCCCATTGGTAAAGAGGCGTTTCTGGTGATCGTTGCCGACAAGAGTTCCAATCTCGGCATGATTCGACTCAAAATCAAGAAACATGCTAAAGACATCGAACTCACCGCAGCAATTTAATAATCCGGGGGAATATATGAAGGAAGGAAATATCCTTGATATCGCGCATATCAGTTTCCTTGATATGATTAAGGGAATGATAACGTTGAGCGGCTCGGCAAATGCC
Protein-coding sequences here:
- a CDS encoding response regulator encodes the protein MKPQEIEHPSNWKSVLKSFWPAPEDIEDSEVLTESYTKQPRTDTGMSGNSREKMLQANDTVIKEDAFAKKETDTAGGVSRLSINYNATGGFSAGAIKEHLDAVNEIFQDEDKKHLKRVLIVDDEEDMIWSLQKNLNNETLEVEILTASSGEEALEILQTVPINLIVTDIRMSGISGIELLIEVRNKYPDTGVVVMTAYPTPESKTEAIIKGSLYFLEKPFDINDMRKIVRHALKEDSLFRGTVAGVELTDIIQINRLSRTTTALRVKARNKEGIIFFQEGNVVHAICGDITGEDAFYEILSFKGGVLESVKVSQSPAVTIRSPVEALLIEGTRRIDEEAAAEYVDQIQQIDQMDEIPEVSIKISDAQHESGEDVGSLANSEVEGNQQAEHLPLNEREEKEMEGVKNILTEFTNIPGVNTACLVGRDGFLLDSIAIAGVDTEMIGAIASSGFGASEAMGNQLEKGALSMTMVEYENGPVMFSPIGKEAFLVIVADKSSNLGMIRLKIKKHAKDIELTAAI